One genomic region from Rhinoraja longicauda isolate Sanriku21f chromosome 36, sRhiLon1.1, whole genome shotgun sequence encodes:
- the LOC144610235 gene encoding compound eye opsin BCRH1-like, whose amino-acid sequence MLEAFDTFQRVCYFTIAILGVLVNVVAIAILSRGKCGLSTCTTRYLIGMAAADLLAVVTAVILRRINMYFSGSFLDIYPYCNIIFVLMCATRDCSVWFTVMFTFDRFVLICCQRLKPKYCTGKTAFVVLGTTGVLFCLKNVPFYFISKPRVIINNVPWFCDTKPAFYRDQGWVEFGRFNKVTVPILPFAVIVLFNILTVRHILFASRVRKALKGQGNVGNQNDPEMESRRRSIILLFAISGIFILLWVTTVVDYIYYNVVGRSPDYYNPSEYIFRQIGYILQNVSLCTNTFIYGVTQAKFRMEFVNMAKYPVEAIIGKIKKINHSPTKY is encoded by the exons ATGTTGGAGGCATTTGACACTTTCCAGAGAGTATGCTACTTCACTATTGCTATTCTTGGCGTTCTCG TGAATGTCGTTGCAATTGCCATCCTGTCCCGAGGAAAGTGCGGTCTGTCCACTTGCACCACTCGCTATTTGATCGGTATGGCGGCGGCGGACCTTCTGGCAGTCGTCACCGCCGTCATTCTCAGACGGATCAATATGTACTTCTCCGGATCCTTTCTCGATATCTATCCCTACTGCAACATAATATTTGTGCTGATGTGCGCCACCAGAGACTGTTCGGTCTGGTTTACTGTCATGTTCACTTTTGATCGCTTTGTCCTGATTTGTTGTCAAAGGCTGAaaccaaaatattgcaccggaaaAACTGCGTTTGTGGTTCTCGGAACAACAGGGGTCCTGTTCTGTTTAAAAAACGTTCCTTTCTATTTCATCTCTAAACCTAGAGTGATCATTAATAACGTGCCGTGGTTCTGTGATACAAAACCAGCGTTTTATCGGGATCAGGGATGGGTGGAATTTGGTCGGTTTAATAAGGTAACCGTTCCAATACTCCCTTTCGCCGTAATCGTGCTCTTCAATATTCTGACAGTCAGGCACATTTTATTCGCGAGTCGTGTTCGTAAGGCACTGAAGGGTCAAGGAAATGTGGGAAATCAGAACgacccagagatggagagcaggaggaggtccatAATTTTGCTTTTCGCTATATCAGGGATTTTCATACTTCTGTGGGTAACAACTGTTGTGGATTATATATATTATAACGTTGTAGGAAGAAGTCCCGATTATTACAACCCCTCTGAATATATATTTCGTCAGATCGGGTACATACTACAAAACGTTAGCCTTTGTACCAACACTTTTATTTATGGAGTGACTCAGGCCAAGTTCAGAATGGAGTTTGTGAACATGGCGAAGTATCCAGTTGAGGCAATTAttggaaagattaaaaaaataaatcattcgCCAACCAAGTACTGA